A single Verrucomicrobiota bacterium DNA region contains:
- a CDS encoding protein-S-isoprenylcysteine O-methyltransferase — MNILEPWNIVFFVAFIVFYWTRHVFIERTKPEKKAVRRMDRLEKMLIAGMVPGTFLLPLLYLFTPLLDFADYRLPTPVLSVGAVTIFASLWLFWRSHADLGQNWSVSLELRENHELIIRGVYRFVRHPMYLSIWLWAFGQGMLLQNWLAGWLVVPAFAAMYIIRTPREEQLMCEQFGDEYRAYMQQTGRLFPCGKSSSEEYRFMELDSFEVFEAREGSPHSRSSGQAGCPQFWKHNPRTPRRGVPTKAEVILGVSDPR, encoded by the coding sequence ATGAACATCCTTGAACCCTGGAACATCGTTTTCTTTGTAGCGTTCATTGTTTTCTATTGGACTCGACACGTATTCATTGAACGAACGAAACCCGAGAAAAAAGCGGTTCGTCGTATGGACCGGCTTGAAAAGATGCTGATTGCTGGAATGGTCCCAGGAACCTTTCTGCTGCCGTTGCTGTATCTGTTTACACCCTTGCTGGATTTTGCAGATTACCGGCTTCCAACACCCGTGCTGTCTGTGGGTGCCGTGACCATTTTCGCTTCGCTCTGGTTATTCTGGCGGTCCCACGCAGATCTTGGTCAGAACTGGTCGGTAAGCTTGGAACTCCGCGAGAACCATGAATTGATCATTCGCGGTGTATACCGGTTCGTTCGCCACCCGATGTACTTATCCATCTGGCTGTGGGCCTTTGGCCAAGGTATGCTGCTACAGAATTGGTTGGCTGGTTGGTTGGTCGTGCCCGCTTTTGCAGCGATGTATATTATTCGCACCCCTCGTGAGGAACAATTGATGTGCGAACAATTTGGAGATGAGTACCGTGCCTATATGCAACAAACCGGCAGACTGTTTCCATGCGGGAAATCGTCTAGTGAAGAGTATAGATTCATGGAGCTAGACAGCTTCGAGGTATTTGAAGCTAGGGAAGGATCTCCCCATTCGAGATCCTCAGGACAAGCGGGCTGTCCGCAATTTTGGAAACATAATCCTCGGACACCTCGGCGAGGCGTCCCTACCAAAGCCGAAGTAATTTTGGGAGTATCAGACCCAAGATAA
- a CDS encoding HEAT repeat domain-containing protein: MKVFILSLFISSFFLSEVSAQSPDGIKTANLQGADLDLLNNHDPASELENFELLPGYEVNLFAADPMLANPIHMVWDSRGRLWVACSWSYPQIQPGQVADDKIIILEDTDNDGVADKSTVFADGLYLPTGIELANGGCYVGQSPDVYFLKDTNGDDVADVKELALTGFGIEDNHHSISAWRRGPDGWLYFQEGIFLHAQVETQHGIVRNYNGGVYQFNPRTGELKVFCKGTGGNPWGHVFDEWGQSFMVNNPRILYLSPGTGAFKENTRVPPLISTEKQCGGDLVTGTHLPDDIQGQLLTCRFKSRSIVRYEFIEDGAGYSANVLEPLLTSKHPNFRPVDCKIGPDGAIYVADWYNSIINHAQHDFRDPRRDHEHGRIWRITYKDRPLVEKPKLVGASTESLVEQLSSPQTWNRHQARKELSEQNPDQVLQAVESWVDSLNPNDARYEHHLVEAMWACQNVERVSESILTKVIHAKDGHARSAGARIIRYWYEQLTDPVGMIAHLADDPFPRARMEAVLSAGYIPEAESLPAALNVLNHDQDKFIEVTIPSMMTALEPYYIPAMEQQTLRFNDPKHQLFAEQSAGIGLDKRLTALLKAANPSTTEINEVRKQFSAAPSNKLLRILVNAIGQGGIPSDAAAVALLTELQKIGAQGMQEPGRYFSGLLAGLSNSNDEIAAGVASSLGSWKFSEAGEELSNILLDKTRTSSVRVAAAVALGQLGQTRFVNQLKTLAKEGDIETRYHAVTGLAVADLEDAKVEVAHVLMDDPGNADPVALVKSFTTMRRGDSVLADSLAGVSIHPKVMATVATYHRQTGQLPKRLQDVFLKTSGESISSLLLKEDRNALTADVDRFGIAARGELIYRRTEVACMSCHAIGSVGPTIGPNLVAVGTAASTSYMIEAILEPNASIAEHYENLLFTMADGSAHMGVITFQNELEVIIQDSSQAGREIVLPVANIGKRTLMPSLMPTGLVDQLKSRQEFLDLAKFISLLGQPGPYENDESPVIRKWSVASSLNENWPAESAPWATAYSKVDGELPVSDLGDTDIVYTRGYLEMLVPGELKLKLNSAKGLKLFVDDKEISSLADPIVMMKGRRTLTVRIDRQARGNTGLRVELLSIPGSSAKFKPEGGI, from the coding sequence ATGAAAGTGTTTATTCTCTCCCTCTTCATATCTTCATTTTTTCTCTCGGAAGTCTCGGCTCAGAGCCCAGATGGGATTAAAACAGCCAATCTTCAAGGCGCTGATCTTGACCTACTGAACAATCATGATCCTGCCTCTGAATTGGAAAACTTCGAGTTGCTCCCAGGTTATGAGGTCAATCTCTTTGCCGCGGATCCCATGTTGGCCAATCCGATTCATATGGTGTGGGATTCCCGTGGTCGTCTCTGGGTGGCTTGCTCATGGTCTTATCCGCAAATTCAACCCGGTCAGGTGGCTGACGATAAGATCATTATCCTCGAAGATACTGACAACGATGGAGTGGCTGATAAATCCACGGTATTTGCAGACGGTCTTTACCTGCCAACGGGTATCGAACTGGCTAATGGTGGTTGTTACGTCGGTCAGTCACCAGACGTCTACTTTTTAAAAGACACCAATGGAGATGATGTGGCCGATGTGAAGGAGCTCGCTCTTACCGGTTTTGGCATTGAAGACAATCATCACTCAATCAGTGCCTGGCGCCGTGGTCCGGATGGGTGGCTTTATTTTCAAGAGGGCATATTTTTACATGCTCAAGTGGAAACGCAGCACGGGATTGTGCGAAACTATAATGGTGGAGTTTATCAATTCAATCCACGCACCGGAGAGTTGAAGGTCTTCTGCAAAGGCACAGGCGGTAATCCATGGGGCCATGTATTTGATGAATGGGGACAGTCGTTTATGGTGAACAATCCTCGCATCCTGTATTTGAGTCCTGGCACCGGCGCTTTCAAAGAGAACACCCGTGTTCCACCTTTGATCAGTACGGAAAAACAATGCGGCGGCGATCTGGTAACAGGAACCCATTTGCCTGACGATATTCAGGGGCAGCTACTAACTTGCCGTTTTAAAAGTCGTTCGATTGTACGTTATGAATTTATTGAAGACGGAGCTGGTTATTCCGCTAACGTACTGGAACCACTATTAACTTCCAAGCATCCGAACTTTCGCCCCGTCGACTGCAAGATCGGTCCCGATGGCGCGATTTATGTGGCCGACTGGTACAACTCCATCATTAATCACGCCCAACACGATTTCCGTGATCCTCGTCGCGACCATGAGCACGGACGCATCTGGCGGATCACCTACAAGGATCGACCTCTGGTCGAGAAACCAAAGTTGGTAGGGGCATCCACAGAATCTTTGGTTGAGCAACTGAGCAGTCCTCAAACCTGGAATCGTCACCAAGCGCGCAAGGAGCTGAGTGAGCAGAATCCCGACCAAGTATTGCAGGCGGTTGAAAGTTGGGTGGATTCACTCAATCCCAATGACGCGCGTTACGAGCATCACCTGGTTGAAGCGATGTGGGCCTGTCAAAATGTTGAGCGAGTGAGCGAGTCGATTCTTACCAAGGTCATCCATGCAAAGGACGGACACGCCCGGTCGGCAGGTGCCCGGATTATTCGTTACTGGTATGAACAACTGACCGATCCCGTTGGTATGATTGCTCACCTGGCCGACGATCCTTTTCCTCGTGCACGCATGGAGGCTGTTTTGTCCGCTGGTTACATTCCAGAAGCTGAGTCGCTTCCAGCTGCTCTGAACGTATTGAATCACGATCAGGACAAATTTATTGAAGTGACCATTCCATCCATGATGACCGCGCTGGAGCCGTATTACATTCCTGCTATGGAACAGCAGACCCTGAGATTCAACGATCCCAAACACCAACTCTTTGCTGAACAATCCGCTGGTATCGGTTTGGACAAACGCCTGACTGCTTTATTAAAGGCGGCCAATCCATCAACCACAGAAATCAACGAGGTGCGCAAACAATTCTCGGCAGCACCCAGTAACAAACTTCTCAGAATTTTGGTCAATGCAATCGGGCAGGGTGGTATTCCTTCCGATGCAGCTGCCGTTGCTTTATTAACAGAATTACAGAAAATAGGCGCACAAGGAATGCAGGAACCAGGGCGTTATTTCTCCGGACTTTTGGCAGGGCTCTCAAATTCAAATGACGAAATCGCGGCTGGCGTCGCCTCCAGTCTGGGAAGCTGGAAATTCAGTGAAGCGGGAGAGGAGTTATCAAATATACTACTCGATAAAACCCGGACTTCCTCCGTTCGCGTAGCCGCAGCTGTCGCGCTTGGTCAGCTAGGTCAAACCAGGTTTGTGAACCAACTCAAAACTTTAGCCAAGGAGGGTGATATTGAAACACGCTATCATGCCGTGACCGGACTAGCCGTGGCGGATTTGGAAGATGCCAAAGTTGAGGTTGCCCATGTGCTGATGGATGATCCAGGTAATGCCGATCCGGTAGCCTTGGTTAAAAGCTTTACCACAATGCGAAGGGGCGATTCGGTACTCGCGGATTCACTTGCGGGTGTTTCGATCCACCCGAAGGTCATGGCAACGGTTGCCACCTACCATCGCCAAACGGGACAACTTCCGAAACGCCTACAGGATGTATTTTTGAAGACAAGTGGAGAATCAATTTCGTCACTCCTGCTAAAAGAAGATAGGAATGCACTCACTGCTGACGTCGATCGTTTTGGTATAGCGGCGCGGGGGGAATTGATCTATCGTAGAACCGAAGTAGCCTGCATGAGCTGTCATGCTATCGGTTCTGTCGGTCCAACCATTGGACCCAACCTGGTAGCTGTCGGCACTGCTGCATCTACCAGTTACATGATTGAAGCCATCCTTGAGCCCAATGCTTCGATTGCCGAGCATTACGAAAACCTGTTGTTCACCATGGCCGACGGTTCAGCGCATATGGGCGTCATTACCTTTCAAAACGAACTGGAAGTAATCATTCAGGATTCTTCACAAGCCGGGCGAGAAATCGTGCTGCCGGTGGCTAACATCGGGAAGCGAACGTTGATGCCCTCGCTTATGCCTACCGGGCTTGTGGATCAATTGAAGAGTCGTCAGGAATTTCTAGATCTCGCCAAATTTATTTCCCTACTCGGACAACCTGGCCCTTACGAAAATGACGAAAGTCCGGTTATTCGCAAATGGAGTGTCGCTTCATCGCTCAATGAAAATTGGCCTGCCGAAAGTGCTCCATGGGCAACTGCCTACAGTAAGGTTGATGGGGAATTACCCGTTTCGGATTTGGGTGATACTGATATTGTTTACACGCGTGGTTATTTGGAAATGTTGGTTCCGGGTGAATTAAAATTGAAGCTCAACAGCGCAAAGGGACTGAAGCTGTTTGTGGATGATAAGGAAATTTCCTCCTTGGCTGATCCTATCGTTATGATGAAGGGTCGCAGGACGTTGACAGTCCGAATTGATCGTCAGGCACGGGGCAATACAGGTCTTCGAGTCGAACTACTTTCAATTCCTGGCTCTTCTGCAAAATTTAAACCCGAGGGCGGAATATAG
- a CDS encoding SGNH/GDSL hydrolase family protein — MKSSNKFRVPLCSFIILLGISTFASGQIGPGDHIAIVGNTFADQLRNNGYLETLLLQEFEEDPISLRNLGWAGDTLTVRDRPTNFPTEESTLRDHETDVIIACFGMSESFAGDKGLENFKKDLLSFIDSHRGKQYNDESDVRLILVSPIAYENLGTLTPNWQSRNRDLNQYAEAMMNVAMEETIPYVDLFTPTSKLFDDNEDSQYTINGIHLNSFGYWAVSNLIYEQLMRMDSKRPEPWRLHIDAKTGAVSANGVELSRFNLAGQNFSFEVKENSHPSLPPPVERGMPGMLSGYRDTLVIENLEPGEYSLMVDGKPVATATHEEWAAGVPIDTSPAHEEVEDYRSAVIDKNTQFIYSWKALNQVHIVGERRNSSSGRALPQEIIEFNELTKQKDGALRNQPERKTREWQLVPDTKLTN; from the coding sequence ATGAAATCGTCAAACAAGTTTCGTGTTCCTCTCTGCTCGTTCATAATTCTTTTAGGCATCAGTACATTTGCCAGTGGCCAGATTGGGCCGGGAGATCATATCGCCATCGTTGGTAATACCTTTGCTGATCAACTGCGCAATAATGGTTACCTGGAAACCCTCCTGCTTCAGGAATTTGAAGAGGATCCGATTTCCTTGCGCAATCTTGGTTGGGCAGGGGATACCCTCACGGTTCGCGATCGGCCCACTAATTTCCCAACCGAAGAATCCACTCTCAGGGATCACGAAACCGATGTCATTATTGCCTGTTTTGGAATGTCTGAATCGTTTGCAGGAGATAAGGGACTGGAGAATTTTAAAAAGGATCTTCTATCTTTCATCGATTCTCACCGGGGTAAGCAATACAACGATGAGTCCGACGTGCGCTTGATATTGGTATCGCCCATCGCTTATGAAAACCTGGGGACCTTAACCCCTAATTGGCAGTCCCGGAACCGGGATCTTAACCAATACGCCGAAGCCATGATGAACGTGGCAATGGAGGAAACTATTCCGTATGTGGATTTGTTTACACCGACCAGTAAACTCTTTGATGATAACGAAGATTCTCAGTATACGATCAATGGCATTCACTTAAATAGCTTCGGTTATTGGGCGGTGAGTAACCTCATTTATGAGCAGCTCATGCGTATGGATTCGAAGCGGCCTGAACCCTGGCGCTTGCACATCGACGCCAAGACGGGCGCGGTCAGTGCCAATGGGGTGGAGCTGTCTCGCTTTAATTTAGCTGGTCAGAATTTTAGTTTCGAAGTGAAGGAGAACTCTCATCCGTCTCTGCCACCTCCTGTAGAGCGTGGCATGCCGGGAATGCTCTCCGGGTATCGCGACACCCTGGTCATAGAGAATCTGGAGCCCGGAGAATATTCTTTAATGGTGGATGGAAAACCCGTGGCCACCGCCACCCACGAAGAATGGGCAGCAGGTGTGCCTATTGATACATCTCCGGCTCACGAGGAGGTGGAAGACTATCGATCTGCTGTGATTGATAAGAACACTCAGTTTATCTACAGCTGGAAAGCCCTTAACCAGGTACATATCGTGGGTGAGCGTCGCAACTCCTCAAGTGGAAGGGCGTTGCCGCAGGAGATCATCGAATTCAACGAGCTTACCAAGCAGAAGGATGGTGCCTTGCGCAATCAACCCGAGCGAAAAACCCGGGAGTGGCAATTGGTTCCCGACACCAAGCTCACCAATTAA